The following DNA comes from Pseudomonas triticicola.
CACTGCGCCGGACAGCAACACCGGCAAAGCCGTTTTGATACGCAACATGATGCAGCTCCTTGAATGACGAATCAGAAGTCGTAGCGACCGGTGACGCCCAACGTGCGCGGTGTGCCGAGCAGGCCTTCATAGCCGCCGTTGCCGCCGGTCCACAGGGTTGTGTAGTAGGTTTTGTCGAAAGCGTTTTTCAGCCACAGCGACACGTCCCACTGGCCCTGATTGAAGTCGCCACGCAGGCCGGTGGAAAAGTTGACCACCGCATAACTCGGGATCTGGCCGTAGTCGGAATCCTCGACCGTACCGACGGCTTTCGAACGGAATGCGTAGCTCGCGGTGACGTAAGGTTCGAAGCCGTTATCCAGATTCCATTTGTATTCACCGTTGGCGTTGCCGATCCATTTCGAGGCGCCGACCACTTGATGCCCGCTGAGATCGCAAGACGCTGGAGCGCCCGGCGCCTGACTGACTTCCGGCGGGCACGGGGCATCTTTGTAAGAGAGATAGCTGACGTCGTTGTAGGAGCCGTTGATGTTCAGGGTCAGACCGCGCAACGGGATCACCGTACTTTCGAACTCGACGCCGCGCGAGCGCACGGAACCGGCGTTGGTCAGGTACTGCACGCGATTTTCCGCGTCGTAGGCGTTGGTCTGGTAAGCGTTGACCTGCGTCCAGAACACGTTGGCATTGAGTTGCAGACGGTGATCCCACAGCGTGCTCTTGAAGCCGAGTTCGGCGTTGTTCGCGCGTTCGGTGCCGATCAGCAGCGAATCGGCGCCGACCACCGGAGCGGAACCGACGGCGAGATTAACCCCGCCGGATTTCTCGCCGTGGGACACCGTGGCATAACCCAATACATCATCGGTGATGCGATAGCTGAGGTTGAGCAGCCCGGAAGGACTGGAGCTGTACTGATTCAAATCGCCAGAGTCGTAAGCGCCGGTACGACCACGTCGTGCGGTGGCCGCCGCTCCCGTGATCGCCGCGCCGCCGACCGGGGCATCGCGCGTGACCCAAGCGGATTTTTCTTCATAAGTGCCACGCACCCCGGCGGTGAAATCCAGGCGCTCGGTGAGGTGCCATGTGCCTTGGGCGAACAGCGCAAAACTGTCGGTCTTGATATGGCCGTTGCCAACACTGGTGACGTTGGCCAGCGCACCGGGCGCCGTACCATTCCAGATATCAGCTTGCGGGCCGTAATAGGCGAAGGATTTGTTGTCCAGATCCGAGCCGAAATAGTAGGCGCCGACCACATAATCGAAGAACTCACCCTTGGGCGACGCCAGGCGCAATTCCTGCGAATACTGTTTGTCTTCCACCGACACGCCGGCGTTGTAACTGGCCGGCACGTTGAGGCCATCGTCGTTGCGCGGGGTGAAATTCCAGAAACGATAAGAGCTGACCGACGTCAGGGTGAAGTCGCTCGGCAACGTCCAGTTGGCTTCCACCGACGTGCCGCCCTGATGCACGGTGACGTGCTGGTCGTTATCGAGATTGACCTTGCGATGCCGGCCGTTGACCAGCGTCGCCCCGGCCGCACTGGCCCGCGCTTCATACAGGTTGACGCCGTTGATGGTCGGCCCGGTGTTGTACAACACCCGGGTGCCGGCGCTGGAATCTTCTTCGTTGTAATCGCCGATCCAGCGCAGATTGAAATCTTCATTGGGCTTGAACAACAGCTGCGCGCGGAAGCCCTCGCGCGAACCACCGTTGAGGTCGTGGCCGTCGTATTCGTTCTTGATGTCACCGTCGCTGCGCGTGCGATACGCCGAGAAGCGCCCGGCCAGTTGATCGTTGAGCGGCCCGGAAATCGTGCCCTTGGTCTGGAAGTAACCGTCCTCGCCGACCGAGGTTTCGATACTGCGTTCCGGTGTGAAACTGGGGGCGCG
Coding sequences within:
- a CDS encoding TonB-dependent receptor, coding for MSPLNLALPPSPRRLKRLALALLLAGSASWTHGYAAEAETPPPVPAGTAAANGSQLETVTVTTRRREESSQDVPTPMSVVSGQNLETQRVYRIQDLQQLVPSVNVAYMHARQSSVSIRGLGNNPASDGLEGSVGLYIDNVYLGRPGMAVFDLMDIEQLEVLRGPQGTLFGKNTTAGVINISTRAPSFTPERSIETSVGEDGYFQTKGTISGPLNDQLAGRFSAYRTRSDGDIKNEYDGHDLNGGSREGFRAQLLFKPNEDFNLRWIGDYNEEDSSAGTRVLYNTGPTINGVNLYEARASAAGATLVNGRHRKVNLDNDQHVTVHQGGTSVEANWTLPSDFTLTSVSSYRFWNFTPRNDDGLNVPASYNAGVSVEDKQYSQELRLASPKGEFFDYVVGAYYFGSDLDNKSFAYYGPQADIWNGTAPGALANVTSVGNGHIKTDSFALFAQGTWHLTERLDFTAGVRGTYEEKSAWVTRDAPVGGAAITGAAATARRGRTGAYDSGDLNQYSSSPSGLLNLSYRITDDVLGYATVSHGEKSGGVNLAVGSAPVVGADSLLIGTERANNAELGFKSTLWDHRLQLNANVFWTQVNAYQTNAYDAENRVQYLTNAGSVRSRGVEFESTVIPLRGLTLNINGSYNDVSYLSYKDAPCPPEVSQAPGAPASCDLSGHQVVGASKWIGNANGEYKWNLDNGFEPYVTASYAFRSKAVGTVEDSDYGQIPSYAVVNFSTGLRGDFNQGQWDVSLWLKNAFDKTYYTTLWTGGNGGYEGLLGTPRTLGVTGRYDF